In one Pseudomonas hydrolytica genomic region, the following are encoded:
- a CDS encoding HAMP domain-containing sensor histidine kinase, producing the protein MTALGRINLGVSLLFALVTLLGLALLLRQASEDVRRELLAAEAVVEYLGEVARTRPASLRPELTDNLRHIRVSWLRPGEDIHAQPGTGLQRWIARQLLDPSLLAADVWPLGDGRELRIALDPYDEIEEIQDSLLQLLLLSAFALALSLLTIRFAVRRGLRVLDELLAGLRQVGAGHFDTRLPNHGLAEAQRLAGHFNAMATTLQQVQADNAELTQALLELQERERARLGQTLHDDLGQYLSGIRAQACLLRVIADRPQQVQDTARLLDDNCERLQQGFRSLIRDLYPVVLERLELGPALQQLTADWQQAQGIRCRLQLGERLPELPLASKAHLYRLVQEALTNVARHADASEVRIRLQRRGQGLRLLVRDNGQGTALPLRPGIGLRSMRERSRSLGGELRLHSRPQVGWVLCLNIPLEAKS; encoded by the coding sequence ATGACTGCCCTCGGCCGCATCAACCTCGGCGTCAGCCTGCTGTTCGCGCTGGTGACCCTGCTCGGGCTGGCGCTGCTGCTGCGCCAGGCCAGCGAGGATGTGCGCCGTGAACTGCTGGCCGCCGAGGCGGTGGTCGAATACCTGGGGGAGGTGGCTCGTACCCGACCCGCCAGCCTGCGCCCGGAGCTGACCGACAACCTGCGACATATCCGCGTCAGTTGGCTGCGGCCCGGTGAAGACATCCACGCGCAGCCCGGCACCGGCCTGCAGCGCTGGATCGCCCGACAGCTGCTGGACCCGAGCCTGCTGGCGGCCGATGTCTGGCCGCTGGGTGACGGTCGCGAACTGCGCATCGCCCTCGATCCCTATGACGAGATCGAGGAGATCCAGGATTCGCTGCTGCAACTGTTGCTGCTCAGCGCCTTCGCCCTGGCCCTGAGCCTGTTGACCATTCGCTTCGCCGTGCGCCGCGGCCTGCGTGTGCTCGACGAGCTGCTGGCCGGCCTGCGCCAGGTCGGCGCCGGCCACTTCGATACGCGCCTGCCCAACCACGGCCTGGCCGAGGCGCAGCGCCTGGCCGGGCATTTCAACGCCATGGCCACCACCTTGCAGCAGGTGCAGGCGGACAACGCCGAGCTGACCCAGGCACTGCTGGAGTTGCAGGAGCGCGAGCGTGCGCGTCTCGGCCAGACCCTGCATGACGACCTCGGCCAGTACCTCAGCGGCATTCGCGCCCAGGCCTGCCTGCTCAGGGTAATCGCCGACCGGCCGCAGCAGGTGCAGGACACCGCGCGCCTGCTCGACGACAACTGCGAACGCCTGCAGCAGGGCTTTCGCAGCCTGATCCGTGACCTCTACCCGGTGGTGCTGGAGCGCCTGGAACTGGGCCCGGCCCTGCAGCAACTGACCGCTGACTGGCAGCAGGCGCAAGGCATTCGCTGCCGTCTGCAACTGGGCGAGCGATTGCCGGAGCTGCCGCTGGCGAGCAAGGCGCACCTCTATCGTCTGGTGCAGGAGGCGCTGACCAACGTGGCCCGTCATGCCGACGCCAGTGAAGTGCGCATTCGCCTGCAACGCCGCGGCCAGGGCCTGCGCCTGCTGGTGCGCGATAACGGTCAGGGCACCGCATTACCGCTGCGCCCCGGAATCGGCCTGCGCTCGATGCGCGAACGCAGCCGCAGCCTCGGCGGCGAGCTGCGCCTGCACAGCCGCCCGCAAGTGGGCTGGGTGCTGTGCCTGAACATTCCCCTGGAGGCGAAGTCATGA
- a CDS encoding YVTN family beta-propeller repeat protein, with translation MRLTRLACAVAFGLACHSALAATAYVSNEKDDSISVIDLDTLEVTDTLAVGMRPRGLLLSSDNTLLYICASDSDRVQVMDLATRKIIKELPSGADPEQFALHPNDRWLYISNEDDALVTVVDTQSDEVLAQIEVGVEPEGMAVSPDGKWAVNTSETTNMLHWIDTSTQQLVDNTLVDQRPRHVEFDKDGKRLWASAEIGGTVTVMDVDSREILKVLRFEIKGVHPDKVQPVGVKLSDDGKYAFVALGPANHVAVVNAKTFEILDYLLVGRRVWHLAFTPDQKRLLTTNGVSGDVSVIDVDALKVTKSIKVGRYPWGVVVTP, from the coding sequence ATGCGCCTTACCCGTCTCGCCTGCGCCGTCGCCTTCGGCCTGGCCTGCCACTCGGCCCTGGCCGCCACTGCCTATGTGTCCAACGAGAAGGACGACAGCATCAGCGTGATCGACCTGGACACGCTGGAGGTCACCGACACCCTGGCCGTCGGCATGCGCCCGCGCGGCCTGCTGCTGTCCTCCGACAACACGCTCTTGTACATCTGCGCCAGCGACTCGGACCGCGTACAGGTGATGGACCTGGCCACGCGCAAGATCATCAAGGAGTTGCCCTCCGGCGCCGACCCCGAGCAATTCGCCCTGCACCCCAACGACCGCTGGCTGTACATCTCCAACGAGGACGATGCCCTGGTCACCGTGGTCGACACCCAGAGCGACGAGGTGCTGGCGCAGATCGAGGTGGGGGTCGAGCCCGAAGGCATGGCGGTGAGCCCGGACGGCAAGTGGGCGGTCAATACCAGCGAAACCACCAACATGCTGCACTGGATCGACACCAGCACCCAGCAACTGGTGGACAACACCCTGGTCGACCAGCGCCCTCGCCATGTGGAGTTCGACAAGGACGGCAAGCGCCTGTGGGCCTCGGCCGAGATCGGCGGCACGGTCACGGTGATGGACGTCGACTCGCGCGAGATCCTCAAGGTGCTGCGCTTCGAGATCAAGGGCGTGCACCCGGACAAGGTGCAGCCGGTGGGGGTCAAGCTCAGCGATGACGGCAAGTACGCCTTCGTCGCCCTCGGCCCGGCCAACCATGTGGCGGTAGTGAACGCCAAGACCTTCGAGATTCTCGACTACCTGCTGGTGGGCCGGCGCGTCTGGCACCTGGCCTTCACTCCGGATCAGAAGCGCCTGCTGACCACCAACGGCGTCAGTGGCGATGTCTCTGTGATCGATGTCGATGCGCTCAAGGTGACCAAGTCGATCAAGGTCGGCCGCTACCCCTGGGGCGTGGTGGTGACGCCATGA
- a CDS encoding GNAT family acetyltransferase: MLIRPFQPADEAAVVELWQRCDLTRPWNDPHKDIQRKLKVQPELFLVGEIDGQLVASAMAGYEGHRGWVNYLAVCPEQRQRGLARQLMAHIEEQLLAMGCPKLSLQVRDSNTAALAFYERLGYKVDASVSLGKRLIADD; the protein is encoded by the coding sequence ATGCTTATCCGCCCCTTCCAGCCCGCCGATGAGGCTGCCGTCGTCGAGCTCTGGCAACGCTGCGACCTGACCCGCCCCTGGAACGACCCGCACAAGGACATTCAGCGCAAGCTCAAGGTGCAACCCGAGCTGTTTCTGGTGGGTGAAATCGACGGCCAACTGGTGGCCTCGGCGATGGCCGGTTACGAAGGCCATCGTGGCTGGGTCAACTACCTGGCGGTATGCCCGGAGCAGCGCCAGCGGGGCCTGGCGCGCCAGTTGATGGCCCATATCGAAGAGCAGCTGCTGGCCATGGGTTGCCCCAAGCTCAGCCTGCAGGTACGCGACAGCAACACCGCGGCCCTGGCCTTCTACGAGCGGCTCGGCTACAAGGTGGACGCCTCGGTAAGCCTGGGCAAGCGCCTGATTGCGGATGATTGA
- a CDS encoding response regulator transcription factor → MYKILIADDHPLFREAIHNVIADGFPGSEIMETADLDSALELTQQHDDLDLILLDLNMPGMHGLGGLMNLRNEAPTIPVVIVSAEQDKQIVLQAITYGAVGFITKSSPRTQMTDAIAQILDGNVYLPPDIIRSQKSGSSRPHHDTHSIPPELLQALTRKQLLVLERMTKGESNKQIAYSLDIAETTVKAHVSAILRKLNVHNRVQAILSAGDIDFAAYLRR, encoded by the coding sequence ATGTACAAGATTCTGATTGCCGACGACCACCCGCTGTTTCGCGAAGCCATCCACAACGTCATCGCTGACGGCTTCCCCGGCAGCGAGATCATGGAAACCGCCGACCTGGACAGCGCCCTGGAGCTGACCCAGCAGCACGACGATCTCGACCTGATCCTGCTCGACCTGAACATGCCCGGCATGCACGGCCTGGGCGGGTTGATGAACCTGCGCAACGAAGCGCCGACCATCCCGGTGGTGATCGTCTCGGCCGAGCAGGACAAGCAGATCGTGCTGCAGGCCATCACCTATGGGGCGGTGGGCTTCATCACCAAATCCTCGCCACGGACGCAGATGACCGATGCCATCGCGCAGATACTCGACGGCAACGTCTACCTGCCGCCCGACATCATCCGCTCGCAGAAAAGCGGCAGCTCGCGCCCGCACCACGACACCCACAGCATTCCGCCGGAGCTGCTGCAGGCGCTGACGCGCAAGCAGCTGCTGGTGCTCGAACGCATGACCAAGGGCGAGTCCAACAAGCAGATCGCCTACAGCCTGGATATCGCCGAAACCACGGTAAAGGCCCACGTCTCGGCCATCCTGCGCAAGCTCAACGTGCACAACCGCGTACAGGCCATTCTCTCGGCCGGCGATATCGACTTCGCCGCCTACCTGCGCCGCTGA
- a CDS encoding ABC transporter substrate-binding protein: MRQIRQSALLVLALLCAGVACASELQVRIGYLAHLPPRGPLLSNVIPEPLDAGRRGAELAIADSNSTGRFLKQSYSLESAESDDAEAVLAAADALHVQGIRLFVINAPAATLRQLSQRLPDSLLLNAGSADDSLRREQCLGNVLHTLPSRAMLTDALAQFLAVRKWTRWLLVTGNTEDDLAYAEALKRAAKRFGHKIVAEKPWSFDNDQRRSAQAEMPLFTQSAEYDVVLVADERGDFGEYLPYNTWYPRPVAGTQGLTPTAWHKTVETFGAAQLQKRFEELAGRWMNDRDFAAWMAVRSIATAVTKLRAADSQAIRHLLLNEQLPLDGFKGRKLSFRPWNGELRQPIPLVHPRALVSTSPQDGFLHPSNEMDSLGYDRPEVKCDLAGSVN, from the coding sequence ATGCGCCAGATTCGCCAGTCCGCCCTGCTAGTTCTCGCCCTGCTCTGCGCCGGCGTCGCCTGTGCCAGCGAGCTGCAGGTGCGCATCGGCTACCTGGCCCACCTGCCGCCGCGCGGGCCGCTGCTGTCCAATGTCATCCCCGAGCCGCTGGACGCCGGCCGCCGCGGCGCCGAGCTGGCGATTGCCGACAGCAACAGCACCGGGCGTTTTCTCAAGCAGAGCTACAGCCTGGAGAGTGCCGAGAGCGACGACGCCGAAGCCGTGCTTGCTGCCGCCGATGCCCTGCATGTCCAGGGCATTCGCCTGTTCGTGATCAACGCCCCCGCCGCTACCCTGCGCCAGCTCAGCCAGCGCCTGCCCGACAGCCTGCTGCTCAACGCCGGCAGCGCCGACGACAGCCTGCGCCGCGAACAATGCCTGGGCAACGTGCTGCACACCCTGCCCAGCCGCGCCATGCTGACCGACGCCCTGGCGCAGTTTCTCGCCGTGCGCAAATGGACGCGCTGGCTGCTGGTGACCGGCAACACCGAGGACGACCTCGCCTACGCCGAGGCGCTCAAGCGCGCGGCCAAGCGCTTCGGCCACAAGATCGTCGCGGAAAAACCCTGGAGCTTCGACAACGACCAGCGCCGCAGCGCCCAGGCGGAGATGCCGCTGTTCACCCAGAGCGCCGAGTACGACGTGGTGCTGGTGGCCGACGAACGCGGCGACTTCGGCGAGTACCTGCCCTATAACACCTGGTACCCGCGCCCGGTGGCCGGCACCCAGGGCCTGACCCCGACCGCCTGGCACAAGACGGTGGAAACCTTCGGCGCCGCGCAGTTGCAGAAGCGCTTCGAGGAGCTGGCCGGGCGCTGGATGAACGACCGCGACTTCGCCGCCTGGATGGCCGTACGCAGCATCGCCACTGCCGTGACCAAGCTACGCGCCGCCGACTCGCAGGCCATCCGCCACCTGCTGCTGAACGAACAACTGCCGCTGGATGGTTTCAAGGGGCGCAAGCTGAGCTTCCGCCCGTGGAACGGCGAGCTGCGCCAACCGATCCCGCTGGTACACCCGCGCGCCCTGGTCAGCACCTCGCCGCAGGACGGTTTTCTGCATCCCAGTAACGAAATGGACAGCCTCGGCTACGACCGGCCTGAGGTGAAGTGCGATCTGGCGGGCAGCGTGAATTGA
- a CDS encoding DUF2231 domain-containing protein — translation MTTAVQSTYRDTPNPLHATLLAGQVPLFLGALLSDIAYFRSYQIQWSNFASWLIVGGLVFGGLALLFALAGLFRGASAGRHPQAYFLLLLTTWVLAFVNALEHAKDAWAVMPWGLALSVIVAVLACAATWVGLAQPRHGGAR, via the coding sequence GTGACCACCGCAGTTCAGAGCACCTATCGAGACACCCCGAACCCCTTGCATGCCACCCTGCTCGCCGGACAGGTGCCGCTGTTTCTCGGCGCCCTGCTGAGCGACATCGCCTACTTTCGCAGCTACCAGATCCAGTGGAGCAACTTCGCCTCCTGGCTGATTGTCGGCGGCCTGGTGTTCGGCGGCCTGGCCCTGCTGTTCGCCCTGGCCGGGCTGTTTCGCGGCGCCTCCGCGGGGCGCCATCCGCAAGCCTACTTCCTGCTGTTGCTGACGACCTGGGTGCTGGCGTTCGTCAATGCGCTGGAGCATGCCAAGGACGCCTGGGCCGTCATGCCCTGGGGCCTGGCTCTGTCGGTGATCGTGGCCGTGCTGGCCTGCGCCGCCACCTGGGTCGGTCTCGCCCAACCCCGCCATGGAGGTGCACGATGA
- a CDS encoding response regulator transcription factor: protein MKILLVDDHAVVRQGYASLLRALLPEVQLREACDGEQALQRVQEEIPNLVIMDIGLPGISGLEATRRLRQRLPQLRVMFFSMHDELPLVRQALDAGAIGYLTKNSSPEVLVEAVKRTAAGRAYIEQPLATQLACNPAGSDGLDPRLRELTQREFEIFVMLARGLPPRQIAEKLCISAKTLSNYQTLVKSKLQIASQAELVHLAIDSGVVRVGLESA from the coding sequence ATGAAGATTCTGCTGGTAGATGACCACGCCGTGGTGCGCCAGGGCTACGCCAGCCTGCTGCGCGCCCTGTTGCCGGAGGTGCAGCTGCGCGAGGCTTGCGACGGCGAACAGGCCCTGCAGCGGGTGCAGGAAGAGATACCCAACCTGGTAATCATGGATATCGGCCTGCCCGGCATCAGCGGTCTGGAAGCCACCCGCCGCCTGCGCCAGCGCCTGCCACAACTGCGCGTGATGTTCTTCAGCATGCACGACGAACTGCCCCTGGTACGCCAGGCGCTGGACGCCGGCGCCATTGGCTACCTGACCAAGAACTCGTCACCGGAAGTGCTGGTGGAGGCGGTCAAACGCACCGCCGCCGGCCGCGCCTATATCGAACAGCCACTGGCCACCCAGCTGGCCTGCAACCCCGCAGGCAGCGACGGCCTCGACCCACGCCTGCGCGAGCTGACCCAGCGCGAGTTCGAGATATTCGTCATGCTTGCCCGCGGCCTGCCACCTAGGCAGATCGCCGAGAAGCTATGCATCAGCGCCAAGACCCTGTCCAACTACCAGACCCTGGTGAAGAGCAAACTGCAGATCGCCTCGCAGGCGGAGTTGGTGCACCTGGCGATCGATAGTGGGGTGGTAAGGGTGGGGTTGGAGAGTGCCTGA
- a CDS encoding pentapeptide repeat-containing protein — protein sequence MNYLPLLIPVVLLVLGSHAIGAENDGVPQIDGCRIEPDSQCPNANLRGADLRNLDMRRMDLSGADLSGADLRHTNLDLANLEKAKLRGANLTRASLQQSNLRLADLSGASLVAISGWGLFAQAAEFEGADMRAANLEFARLSGARLHNVQLQAANLEMTWLSKADLKGAHLEDANLQEVKLAGSNLENANLSGARTRFGNFQDANMPGCVQCPKGWD from the coding sequence ATGAACTACCTGCCCCTGCTTATCCCGGTCGTGCTGCTGGTACTCGGCAGCCATGCCATCGGCGCCGAGAACGACGGCGTGCCGCAGATCGACGGTTGCCGCATCGAACCCGACAGCCAATGCCCCAACGCCAACCTGCGTGGCGCCGACCTGCGCAACCTCGACATGCGCCGCATGGACCTGTCCGGGGCCGATCTGTCCGGCGCGGACCTGCGCCACACCAACCTCGATCTGGCCAATCTGGAGAAGGCCAAGCTGCGCGGCGCCAACCTCACCCGCGCCAGCCTGCAACAGAGCAACCTGCGCCTGGCCGATCTGTCCGGCGCCAGCCTGGTGGCCATCAGCGGCTGGGGCCTGTTCGCCCAGGCCGCCGAGTTCGAAGGCGCCGACATGCGCGCCGCCAATCTGGAATTCGCCCGCCTCTCCGGGGCCAGGCTGCATAACGTGCAGCTGCAGGCGGCCAATCTGGAGATGACCTGGCTGAGCAAGGCCGACCTCAAGGGCGCACATCTTGAGGATGCCAACCTGCAGGAAGTGAAGCTGGCCGGCTCCAACCTGGAGAACGCCAACCTCAGCGGCGCCCGCACCCGCTTCGGCAATTTTCAGGACGCCAACATGCCCGGCTGTGTGCAATGCCCCAAGGGTTGGGACTGA
- a CDS encoding ABC transporter permease: protein MSAYWYCLRGIVLREWLRFVLQRSRFLSALVRPLLWLLVFAAGFRAALGIAIIEPYDTYITYDTYIVPGLTCMILLFNGMQGSLSMVYDREMGSMRVLLTSPLPRAFLLAAKLLATALISLLQVYAFLAIAWVYGVQPPAWGLLAALPALLLVALLLSALGLLLSNGIRQLENFAGVMNFVIFPLFFLSSALYPLWKMRESSEWLYWLCALNPFTHAVELVRNALYLRLHLDALLICAGLTLLFAVLAVVSFNPQHAALRKAG, encoded by the coding sequence ATGAGCGCCTACTGGTATTGCCTGCGCGGCATCGTGCTGCGCGAATGGCTACGCTTCGTCCTGCAGCGCTCGCGCTTTCTCAGCGCTCTGGTGCGGCCGCTGCTGTGGCTGCTGGTATTCGCTGCCGGCTTTCGCGCCGCACTGGGCATCGCCATCATCGAGCCGTACGACACCTACATCACCTACGACACCTATATCGTGCCGGGTCTGACCTGCATGATCCTGCTGTTCAACGGCATGCAGGGCTCGCTGTCGATGGTCTACGACCGCGAGATGGGCAGCATGCGCGTGCTGCTCACCAGCCCGCTGCCACGCGCCTTCCTGCTCGCCGCCAAGCTGCTGGCCACCGCGCTGATCTCGCTGCTGCAGGTCTATGCCTTCCTCGCCATCGCCTGGGTTTACGGCGTGCAACCGCCGGCCTGGGGCCTGCTCGCCGCGCTGCCGGCGCTGCTCCTGGTGGCGCTGCTGCTCAGTGCCCTGGGCCTGCTGCTGTCCAACGGCATCCGCCAGTTGGAGAACTTCGCCGGGGTGATGAATTTCGTCATCTTCCCGCTGTTCTTCCTCTCGTCCGCGCTCTACCCGCTGTGGAAGATGCGCGAGTCCAGCGAATGGCTGTACTGGCTGTGCGCGCTCAACCCCTTCACCCATGCGGTGGAGCTGGTGCGCAACGCCCTGTACCTGCGCCTGCACCTCGATGCGCTGCTGATCTGCGCCGGCCTGACCCTGCTCTTCGCCGTGCTCGCCGTGGTCAGCTTCAACCCGCAGCACGCGGCGCTGCGCAAGGCGGGTTGA
- a CDS encoding copper-binding protein, giving the protein MRIIKALTLPLLLILSLLGVDSLHAAGDLTRRPVALPDLVLGSEESDYAMSQREYQLETGQAYQLKIISTGQKEYAFQAPEFATAIYLRKVEAGGVEIKAVTLTELEFEDAGEAEIFFLPVKPGKFRFYAKGLEGKGMLGHFVVK; this is encoded by the coding sequence ATGCGCATCATCAAAGCCCTGACCTTGCCGCTGCTGCTGATCCTCAGCCTGCTCGGCGTCGACAGCCTGCATGCCGCCGGTGACCTGACTCGCCGTCCGGTCGCCTTGCCCGATCTGGTGCTGGGCAGCGAGGAAAGCGACTACGCCATGTCGCAGCGCGAGTACCAGCTGGAGACCGGCCAGGCCTACCAGCTCAAGATCATCTCCACCGGGCAGAAGGAGTACGCCTTCCAGGCCCCGGAATTCGCCACCGCCATCTACCTGCGCAAGGTCGAGGCCGGCGGCGTGGAGATCAAGGCAGTGACCCTGACCGAGCTGGAGTTCGAGGATGCCGGCGAGGCGGAAATCTTCTTCCTGCCGGTCAAGCCGGGCAAGTTCCGCTTCTACGCCAAGGGCCTGGAAGGCAAGGGCATGCTCGGTCATTTCGTGGTCAAGTAG
- a CDS encoding PQQ-dependent sugar dehydrogenase codes for MKGTNALLALPLALGLAACGDNEQQNGQFYGPQPPLPEPERGVLPSMTIAEPTPWGDEQPTVPQGFRITAIATDLKIPRQTLVLPNGDILVAEGRGGNAPKLKPKDVIADVIKARGTTSVESGNRLTLLRDADGDGSYELQTVFAEDLNAPYGLALHEGNLYVANQDELVRFDYEEGQTEASGPPSKVADLPSEINHHWTKALTISEDGRYLYVGIGSNSNITERGMEAEVDRALVWQVDAETGAYKPYATGLRNPTALAIQPGTGTLWAVVNERDEMGEDLVPDYLTSVQEGGFYGWPYSYFGQHVDPRVKPQDPDKVAAAIEPDYALGAHVAALGLDFSSDVMGEQYADGVFIGEHGSWNRKNPVGYKVIFVPFENGRPAGKPIDFVTGFRNEDGKTRGRPVGVTVDPRGALIVADDLANTVWRVVREGGE; via the coding sequence ATGAAAGGCACAAACGCACTGCTTGCCCTGCCGCTGGCGCTGGGCCTGGCCGCCTGTGGCGACAACGAGCAGCAGAACGGACAGTTCTACGGCCCCCAGCCCCCGCTGCCCGAGCCGGAACGCGGCGTGCTGCCGAGCATGACCATCGCCGAACCGACCCCCTGGGGCGACGAGCAACCGACGGTGCCGCAAGGCTTTCGCATCACCGCCATCGCCACCGACCTGAAGATTCCTCGGCAGACCCTGGTGCTGCCCAACGGCGACATCCTGGTAGCCGAGGGCCGCGGCGGCAATGCTCCCAAGCTCAAGCCCAAGGACGTGATCGCTGATGTGATCAAGGCGCGCGGCACCACCTCGGTGGAAAGCGGCAATCGCCTGACCCTGCTGCGCGATGCCGATGGCGACGGCAGCTACGAGCTGCAGACGGTATTCGCCGAAGACCTCAACGCCCCCTACGGGCTGGCCCTGCACGAGGGCAATCTCTACGTGGCCAATCAGGACGAACTGGTGCGCTTCGACTACGAGGAAGGTCAGACCGAAGCCAGCGGCCCGCCGAGCAAGGTCGCCGACCTGCCATCGGAGATCAATCACCACTGGACCAAGGCGCTGACCATCAGCGAAGACGGCCGCTACCTGTACGTCGGCATCGGCTCCAACAGCAACATCACCGAGCGCGGCATGGAGGCGGAAGTCGACCGCGCCCTGGTCTGGCAGGTGGACGCCGAAACCGGTGCCTACAAGCCCTACGCCACCGGCCTGCGCAACCCCACCGCGCTGGCCATTCAGCCCGGCACCGGCACTCTGTGGGCAGTGGTCAACGAGCGCGACGAGATGGGCGAAGACCTGGTGCCCGACTACCTGACCTCGGTGCAGGAAGGCGGCTTCTACGGCTGGCCCTACAGCTACTTCGGCCAGCACGTCGACCCGCGGGTGAAACCGCAGGACCCGGACAAGGTCGCCGCCGCCATCGAACCGGACTACGCCCTGGGCGCGCATGTCGCCGCCCTGGGCCTGGACTTCTCCAGCGACGTAATGGGCGAGCAATATGCCGACGGCGTATTTATCGGCGAGCACGGCAGCTGGAACCGCAAGAACCCGGTGGGCTACAAGGTGATCTTCGTGCCCTTCGAGAACGGCCGCCCTGCAGGCAAACCCATCGATTTCGTCACCGGCTTTCGCAATGAGGACGGCAAGACCCGCGGCCGCCCGGTGGGCGTGACGGTCGATCCGCGTGGCGCGCTGATCGTGGCGGATGATCTGGCGAATACGGTTTGGCGGGTGGTGCGCGAAGGCGGCGAGTAA
- a CDS encoding PQQ-dependent catabolism-associated CXXCW motif protein — MKYRLPLRAGLMFVSLLLVCAVQSEELFDAEGYRSSQYRSPTPSSLDGVQTLDTPALQQLLAERPETRLIDVYRRTWLNERFIDDEPHANLPGSLWLANTGNGNLAAPWQRYLAHYLHQVSGGDLRHPFVFYCRSDCWLSWNAARRAHALGYRQLYWYRDGIDAWQQAGLPLVPAQPAELPGAFLTPNAAP; from the coding sequence ATGAAGTACCGTCTGCCCCTGCGCGCAGGCCTGATGTTCGTCTCGCTGCTGCTGGTCTGCGCCGTGCAGTCAGAAGAGCTTTTCGATGCCGAAGGCTATCGCAGCAGCCAATACCGCAGCCCGACGCCGAGCAGCCTGGACGGCGTGCAAACCCTGGACACCCCCGCCCTGCAACAGCTCCTGGCCGAGCGCCCGGAAACACGCCTGATCGACGTCTACCGGCGCACCTGGCTGAACGAGCGATTCATCGACGACGAGCCCCACGCCAACCTGCCCGGCAGCCTGTGGCTGGCCAACACCGGCAACGGCAATCTCGCGGCGCCATGGCAACGCTACCTGGCTCATTACCTGCACCAGGTCAGCGGCGGCGACCTGCGCCACCCCTTCGTCTTCTACTGCCGCTCCGACTGCTGGCTGAGCTGGAACGCCGCACGCCGCGCCCATGCGCTGGGTTATCGCCAGCTGTACTGGTATCGTGACGGCATCGACGCCTGGCAACAGGCCGGCCTGCCGTTGGTGCCCGCTCAGCCAGCCGAACTGCCTGGCGCTTTCCTCACCCCCAACGCCGCACCATAA
- a CDS encoding ABC transporter ATP-binding protein, translating into MNALEVRGVSFAYGARQALTGLDFELSAGRFAALLGPNGAGKSTLIALLTRLYDLQQGDIRIFGHSLAGEPRQALRQLGVVFQQSTLDLDLSVQQNLAYHAALHGMPRREAQARIDEELERQDLGERRHEKVRTLNGGHRRRVEIARALLHQPRLLLLDEASAGLDPASRLALGRHVRNLCREQGLSVLWTTHLLDEIEPGDELLILHRGERVARGKAAAFGDDLATSFARLTGDEALGRGYVREAIRPKRADDSSDTVSVRAAHPTREARP; encoded by the coding sequence ATGAACGCCCTCGAGGTACGCGGCGTCAGCTTCGCCTACGGGGCGCGCCAGGCGTTGACCGGTCTGGACTTCGAGCTCAGCGCCGGGCGCTTCGCCGCCCTGCTCGGGCCCAACGGCGCCGGCAAGTCCACCCTGATCGCCCTGCTCACCCGCCTGTATGACCTGCAGCAGGGCGATATCCGCATCTTCGGCCACAGCCTGGCCGGCGAGCCGCGCCAGGCGCTGCGCCAGCTCGGCGTGGTGTTCCAGCAGAGCACGCTGGATCTGGACCTCTCGGTGCAGCAGAACCTCGCCTACCACGCCGCCCTGCATGGCATGCCGCGTCGCGAGGCGCAGGCGCGTATCGACGAGGAACTCGAGCGCCAGGACCTCGGTGAACGCCGGCACGAGAAGGTACGCACGCTCAATGGCGGACATCGCCGCCGCGTGGAAATCGCCCGCGCCCTGCTGCACCAGCCGCGCCTGCTGCTGCTCGACGAGGCCAGCGCCGGGCTCGACCCTGCCAGTCGCCTGGCGCTGGGCCGGCATGTACGCAACCTGTGCCGCGAGCAGGGCCTGAGCGTGCTGTGGACCACCCATCTGCTGGACGAGATCGAGCCTGGCGACGAGCTGCTGATCCTGCATCGCGGCGAGCGCGTGGCCCGCGGCAAGGCCGCCGCTTTCGGCGACGACCTGGCCACCAGCTTCGCCCGCCTGACCGGCGACGAGGCCCTCGGCCGCGGCTACGTGCGCGAGGCGATCAGGCCGAAACGTGCCGACGACAGCAGCGATACGGTCTCGGTGCGCGCGGCGCACCCTACGCGGGAGGCACGCCCATGA